The Macadamia integrifolia cultivar HAES 741 chromosome 4, SCU_Mint_v3, whole genome shotgun sequence genome contains the following window.
CCTTAATCCTTCACCGTGGAGGGCAGAGGATCAAACGTTAAAGGAGAAGTGGTCGTGCTCCATCCCGGGGAGAACAATCCATTGCCAGCCACCATTGTCAAAACAGAGAAGGATCCAAATTTGCAGAGACGAAGGAGGTACAAAagatttcttccattttttcttgaagtttcaaCCTTGGATCTCTTACCTTCACCACAAACCAATTGGACCGAAACGACCTAAAAGGAAAGACGCTGAAAGCAAAATAAACCAGATTTTCCTCTAATTGCTATATGTAGAACTGTAGAAGGCCATTGAATGCAAGACGCTGAAAGAACTTGGAAGCTACCCAAAATCGAAAACCCTCAATAAGCAGACATGTTCAGGTATCCACAACCAAAATGCACCACATAATTCTAACCTAATCTAAAGATGTAGAGAACCGTAGAATCTGTTCTACTTGTCGTTCgagggggaaaaaggtaaaagggTAAGGTAGTATATTcgttgaaacttgaaattttaGACCGTTGCTTAGCGGGTTGCCATAGCCCTTGTCGGAGGGTCCGGCCCGACTGGGATCCGTAGACATACCACCGTTATACAAATACACTTCGCGGCTTcgcaaaaccaaaaccaaaacccttcTCACTGCAAACCCTTTCACGAAACcatccaaaaccaaaacccttcTTCGGCAagaacttctccttcctctactACTGCAATCCTTTTTCCCTTCAAGGCGTCTGCAATCGACAGGTCCCTAACCCTTCTTTCCTTCGGCAGTCGACTTTCTCCACTCGCCGGTAAGCAttattaatctctctctctctacccatcTATCTATTTATCTTTCTCTAATGCCGGAATCTGAAAAGAGCGACTTTGATCTAATCCTTTtatccctttattttatttttaactacAATTTAATGATCTAAACAATTAGCCTCGGTTACTGATTGAATGGGGTATTGCAGTGTATCATGAATGTGGTATTGAGGTGGATGATAGAGGCCACTAATAATCTCTCGTGATAAAAATGTTTATTTCATCGGTCTGATGAGTGATGTTCTAGTTCGGGTTGATtaaggggccgtttgataacactctgggagaatgtttttggttttcttctattatgcgagaatgcaaatagaacagaaatatgtttggcacgtTCGGTTAATTTTTGTATTCCCGCAGAATTTGAACCAGTGAAAATGAATTACTAAAGAGTAAATTACAAGTGTCTATTATTCTGTAACttaaaacaagaacaaaaacccTACAAAACACATTACCGTTATTTCCAACGACTCCCAATAAAAAATACCCAAATCCACCGCTTCCAGAAGCCAAAAAAGGGGTCTCAAGCTCATGATCGTGATTCATCTTCTGCAACAGGTAttgtctctctccctctctatctctctcgctctctcgctctctcgctcTCGCTCTCACGCTCTGTTTCAAAAACAGTTTGGTATCTCCCCGCAACAGGTATTGTCTCTCTCGCAAGAAGCCAGAAAAGGGGTCTCAAGCTCAAGATCGTGATTCATCTTCTTTCAAGGGTTCTTCTGCAACaggtattctctctctctctcgctcttttGCTTTGTTTCAAAAAAAGTTGGTGTCTTCCTGTTTCAGAATCAGTTTGTTTCAAAACCAATCGGTGTTTAGGGCAGCACTCAATTAGTTTTAGAATGTTAACAGCACTCAATGTCACTTTGGCTGGTCTCTAGTGTCCTCTGGCTAAAAGCTTTGACTGCCCACCACTATCTATTTCCTTTCCACTCACTGAATTCACATTTGGGCTCTCCTCATTTAAGTAGTTGTCTTCCATGGCAGCATTGCTTTCTCCAAACCCGTCGTTGGAATCAGAGCCCTGAGAAGAAGAGCCAACCAAAACTACTCCATACTTGGAACTGAGGGAGGGAGAACCTAAATCACCAAACATCCCATTGAAGCAGGAGGGGAAGAGGAAACAGAGGAGCGATTGTTGAAGCCATTTGATTAGCTTGGGTCTTCATAGGCCAAAAcacctttctttttcaatggacattttttattctttcactTCTTTAATAAATCTACGTCACTTACACGTGTGATGTCACAATTTGggaaatctctctttctctctgtttgAGAGTTAGGGCTGTCTCTCTCCACCTTGGCATAAAAACACTACTGGACTCTCTGCTTGCTTGGGCCAGCACAAACCAATACACTTTTCTTTTCAAGGCATGATATGATCATATGAGGGCTTGGCACAATCACACACCACCTCCTACCAATGCTAGTAAATGGAGTAACATAACTCTCCATCCATATCAATCCTCTTAACTTGAGAAGAGCTAACCTGGGTTTTAGTTAACCACCTGAAACCTGAAGGAGACCCAGGCTACCcagcaaaaataaaatatgtttgTCTATAAGAAAATGTTAGCATAttttcgagagagagagagagagagagagagagagatgaataaTATGGTAGGAGAAAGCAAAGGcatgtatttctatttttaggctataatgagatgtgtttctatttttagagtAATGGCATCTACTTCGAAAGCTAATAACGAGGCAACAAAATGGACTCAAAGAGAACAAGATTATCTCTTGAAATTAATTGTTGAACAAATGAAAGTTGGTAACAAAAGTTCTAGCACTTTCAATAAAGGTGGGTGGAACAATATCAAGAAAGGGCTTGAGGAAAAAGGTAATCGGCCATTTACGATGGTTCAATTAAGGAATAAGATGAATAAATTGCGATTCGATTACAACACTTTCAAGAAACTACTGGATACTACAGGTTTTGGTTGGAATTCTGGAAAAATATCAAGATTTTTCTATGTACAAATCAAGGTATAATGtacttttatatgattttttaatcttgggtgtaattttatctaatagttagtttgtaaaattttcagGCAAATCCTAATTGGTCAAAGTTTATGAGGAAtgggctaccacattggcctgaaCTATGTATAATTTTTTGGGATTCATATGCTAGTGGGAGAGGAGGATTCAGGAATGAATCTAATTTCAAGTTTGAAGAGGAATCGAGaggtgttgatgatgatgtggatgcAGATGTAGATGTAATTCCAACTACTCCATTGGCTAATACCTTGCCAACAGGTTATTATGAAAGCTAAGATCTAGGAACTGATCGTCCTAGAGTCAACAGAAgacttgataggacacctacaTGATATAGGAAGAAGAGTAGGACAATTGGTATTGAACGCACCATACAAATCCTAGCTGAGTCAGTAGCAAACAAGAATACTACAACACCTAGCTCAACTCCAATGGGTCTCACTCCAAATACCACAAATTTTAGCACTTCAACATGTGTTAGGTTATTGGAAACCATGGATGATATCCCAAGAGAATTGCATATTAAGGCGTGCAAGAGGATATTGGTGGACCGAGAATGGAGAGAATTATTCATTACTCTAAAGGATAAAATGAAACAATTGGTTTTTGATGTGTTAGATTGATGGATGATaatctatccttttttttttaatatgaatgATTGTAATGAAATATATTTAAGACCTTTTGTAGTAGGATCGATATATTTTGTTAGGTACACTTGATCTAAAAGTGTAATATGGTTATTTACACTTTATGCTACTTTTCTAAATATGCCAGTTAAATTTTACTATTATTGTAGCAAAAATTTTGTTGGatgtcttttgttttaaatacttattaCATCATCTGATAATTATGCATGTTGGATGATTATAGTTTTATAGATCTTTTGGTACATTCATTAGGGGATAAACATTTGTATGATAATAAtaagtttaaaatttatattgaatcaattatgaaaaatgtcAATAATACTCCAATAATCTCCTCTAATGACGACGATAGAGAAGAATTGATTCTCGCAACATTGTTGACAGCACAATATCATTATTCCAACAATCTATATACTAAAGAACCATATAGGGATAGTGCATTCACAGGGGCAGCATGGGTACATGAGGTGTTGCATGGGCATGCAAACCACTGTTACGAAGAATTTGGCATGGAACGACATGTGTTTTTAAATTTATGCCTACTAATGAGACATCGTGGTTGGTTACAAGACAGTCGTATTATTAGGGtagatgagcaattggtaaTGTTCATGTTTAGAATAACAGGAATAGGTCCTACTAATAGAGCAGTTGAGGAGATTTCCAGCATTCAGGACAGATTGTCAGTTATTACTTTGGCAAAGTATTGTAAGGGGTGCTTAAGCTTTCTAAGGAGTATATCAAAGCCCCATCGTTTGATGAGATTCTTATGGAAATAATTACAAACAACAAATGgtggccatattttaaggtaaaatggaaattttctttctaataagttTACATCACTTTTTAATTTATGGTCGTTTTTTGTTTCACATAATAgcgcttttggttggtttttttttttttaattaggattgcattggtgTCATAGATGATACACATGTTATTGCTATAGTTCCCAAGGGAAAACAAATCCCATATCAAGGATGGAAGGGGataacaactcaaaatgtgatgtgtgcctgctcgtttgacatgaaattcacttttgtatatGCGGGTTGGGAAGgcagtgcaaatgattgtcaTGTATTCGATAGAGCCCTAGAGGATCCTACCTTGCgatttcctcatcctccccatGGTATATCAATGCCCAAATTATCATGTATACAAATGATTATTGTGTATGTTTTTAATGTCTTGTTTTATCATATTGTAGGGAAGTATAATGTTGTAGACTCAGGATATGGGAGTAGGAATGGATATTTGACACCAttcaaaggagagagatatcatataccaaattataatggaggaagaagacaacccagaagtactaaggaattgtttaattatagacattcttctttaaggaatcatattgagcattgttttgggattttaaaatcaagattccctattttaaaaaacataCCTCAATTCTCACTTAGTTACCAAAGTTATATTGTGATAGCTTGTTATGGACTTCATAATTATATCAAATCTGAACAAATAGCAAATGCATTTTTTCAACAATTCGTGGAAGATGACTACTATGATCCTAATTAAGAGAGAGTCAGGGTAGTCAACGTTCACGGAGAATAAGAAGATGGTGATGTTGCTAGTACTTCTACTACAATTCATCAAGGCAATCAATGTGTACAAGGAAGACAAATGAATGAGCTAAggatacaaattgcaaatcagatgacagtagataagggttaccccctaatttgattgtttatgtaataaaatttcaagataCCTGtttgcagctatgatttttattttattattcctataaacttgaatagtaaacttttgttttttttattaagataaatgtggaaactctttatgcttctattttattatttcctttaagtaatagtattttaaaagataatttcataaacaaattatttccttatttaagttaaatttgaccataatagcatgtatgtaattattgatttcattgttcaa
Protein-coding sequences here:
- the LOC122076361 gene encoding uncharacterized protein LOC122076361, which produces MASTSKANNEATKWTQREQDYLLKLIVEQMKVGNKSSSTFNKGGWNNIKKGLEEKGNRPFTMVQLRNKMNKLRFDYNTFKKLLDTTGFGWNSGKISRFFYVQIKANPNWSKFMRNGLPHWPELCIIFWDSYASGRGGFRNESNFKFEEESRGVDDDVDADVDVIPTTPLANTLPTGYYES